A single Acidaminococcus sp. DNA region contains:
- a CDS encoding Na+/H+ antiporter family protein, translated as MGILSNPIVLSVIVMTALCLLKMNVLLAILVSAVVAGLTGGMDLPTTFSTLIKGMGGNSETALSYILLGILAVAIGRSGVADIAARKIAKLVGSKKILFCFTIAFFSCFSQNLLPVHIAFIPILIPPLLHVMNKMKLDRRAVACALTFGLKAPYVSLPVGFGLLFFTIIKDQMVANNVDVGIGEISSVMWIAGVAMVVGLILAVFLYCARDREYKDLPITGVQDATESESKMTADCWKALAAAIVAFVAQLYFESLPIGAACGLALMIITGAIKWKNIDDYVNGGVAMMGFIAFVMLVAAGYAQVLRDTHSVEALVNATTSVINTKFGGAFVMLAVGLLITMGIGTSFGTIPVVASIYIPMGYKLGFSTGSIILLIGIAAALGDAGSPASDSTLGPTSGLNADGQHNHIWDTCVPTFIFYDITLFIGGLIGAMILG; from the coding sequence ATGGGTATTTTGTCCAACCCAATTGTACTTTCCGTTATTGTAATGACAGCTTTATGCTTGCTGAAAATGAACGTGCTCTTAGCCATTCTGGTTTCAGCCGTTGTAGCCGGTCTCACCGGGGGCATGGATCTTCCCACCACGTTTTCTACACTGATTAAAGGTATGGGCGGCAACTCTGAAACAGCTTTAAGTTATATCCTGCTTGGTATCTTAGCTGTTGCCATTGGCCGTTCCGGTGTGGCGGACATTGCAGCCCGCAAGATTGCAAAGCTCGTAGGCTCGAAGAAAATTCTTTTCTGCTTTACCATTGCTTTCTTCTCTTGCTTCTCTCAGAACTTACTTCCGGTTCACATTGCTTTCATTCCTATTCTGATTCCGCCTCTGCTGCACGTTATGAACAAGATGAAGCTGGATCGCCGTGCAGTGGCCTGTGCTTTGACATTCGGCCTGAAAGCTCCTTACGTTTCCCTTCCTGTTGGTTTTGGTCTGCTCTTCTTCACTATCATTAAAGACCAGATGGTTGCCAATAACGTTGACGTAGGAATTGGTGAGATTTCTTCCGTAATGTGGATTGCTGGTGTGGCTATGGTCGTCGGCCTGATCCTGGCTGTGTTCCTGTATTGCGCTCGTGACCGTGAATACAAAGATTTGCCGATTACCGGCGTGCAGGATGCCACCGAAAGTGAATCCAAGATGACTGCGGATTGCTGGAAAGCACTGGCAGCTGCTATTGTCGCTTTTGTAGCACAGCTTTACTTTGAATCCCTTCCTATCGGTGCTGCCTGCGGTCTTGCCCTGATGATTATTACTGGGGCTATCAAGTGGAAGAACATTGATGATTATGTCAACGGCGGTGTTGCCATGATGGGCTTTATTGCCTTCGTAATGCTGGTAGCTGCCGGGTATGCCCAGGTACTGCGTGATACTCACTCTGTAGAAGCTTTGGTCAACGCAACGACTTCCGTCATCAACACGAAGTTCGGCGGTGCTTTTGTAATGCTGGCTGTAGGCCTTCTCATCACGATGGGCATTGGTACTTCTTTCGGTACGATTCCGGTTGTCGCTTCCATTTACATCCCGATGGGATATAAACTGGGCTTCTCCACCGGTTCCATCATCCTGCTGATTGGTATTGCTGCAGCTTTGGGCGATGCAGGTTCCCCTGCTTCCGACTCCACGCTGGGCCCGACTTCCGGTCTGAATGCGGATGGTCAGCATAACCACATTTGGGATACTTGCGTACCGACCTTCATTTTCTACGATATTACCCTGTTTATCGGCGGCTTGATCGGTGCCATGATTCTCGGATAA
- the hutH gene encoding histidine ammonia-lyase, whose translation MLLKDVKAIKEVTLNGNDLTLEELIAISRYGAKIKVDPDAVARIKASRALIDDIVENEKVVYGVTTGFGSLCRVSISKEDCSQLQENLIRTHCCGYGNPLSREVTRCAMTIRANALVKGYSGVRLETLNTLVDMINKGVHPYIPEKGSLGASGDLAPLAHMVLPMLGLGKAEYKGVLMDGKEAMEKAGIPIIKLVAKEGLGLINGTPILTAMGTFALWDGMMLLKQSDIAAALTIEANRGIIDAFDERLHTIRPHRGQLDTAYNMRSLLKNSTFVTHQGELKVQDPYSLRCVPQIHGASKDALGFVKEKVDIEINSATDNPIVLPDGDVISGGNFHGEPMALPFDFLGIGLSEIANVSERRLERTINNSLSGFPSFLVKHSGLNSGFMITQYAAAALVSENKVLAHPASVDSIPSCENQEDLVSMGACAARKAEEICGNVRRVVATEILAACQAIDLRDGEGFHLGDGTQAAYNAVRKSNKFIEYDKDIQMFDELQKITKTVADGDILEAVEEKVDLKFF comes from the coding sequence ATGTTATTAAAGGATGTAAAGGCTATCAAAGAAGTTACGCTGAATGGCAATGACCTGACCCTGGAAGAATTGATTGCTATTTCCCGCTACGGCGCCAAGATCAAAGTTGATCCGGATGCTGTTGCCCGCATCAAAGCTTCTCGTGCTCTGATTGATGACATCGTTGAAAACGAAAAGGTTGTTTATGGTGTAACGACCGGTTTCGGTTCCCTCTGCCGCGTTTCTATTTCTAAGGAAGACTGCAGCCAGCTGCAGGAAAACCTGATTCGTACCCATTGCTGCGGCTACGGCAACCCGCTTTCCCGCGAAGTTACCCGCTGCGCTATGACGATTCGTGCTAACGCACTGGTTAAAGGTTACTCCGGTGTTCGTCTGGAAACCCTGAATACCCTGGTTGACATGATTAACAAAGGCGTTCATCCTTATATTCCTGAAAAAGGTTCCCTCGGTGCTTCCGGTGACCTGGCTCCTCTGGCTCACATGGTACTTCCGATGCTCGGCCTTGGCAAAGCAGAATATAAAGGCGTGCTGATGGATGGTAAGGAAGCTATGGAAAAAGCCGGCATTCCTATCATTAAACTGGTTGCTAAGGAAGGCCTGGGCCTCATCAATGGTACCCCGATCCTGACCGCTATGGGCACCTTCGCTCTGTGGGACGGCATGATGCTCCTGAAACAAAGCGATATCGCTGCTGCCCTGACGATTGAAGCTAACCGCGGCATCATTGATGCTTTCGATGAAAGACTGCATACGATTCGTCCGCATCGCGGCCAGCTCGATACTGCCTACAATATGCGTTCCCTGCTGAAGAACAGTACTTTCGTAACCCATCAGGGCGAACTCAAAGTTCAGGATCCGTACTCCCTCCGCTGCGTGCCGCAAATTCACGGCGCCAGCAAGGATGCGCTGGGCTTCGTAAAAGAAAAGGTAGACATCGAAATCAACTCCGCTACGGATAACCCGATTGTGCTTCCGGATGGCGATGTAATTTCCGGCGGTAACTTCCATGGTGAACCGATGGCTCTTCCGTTCGACTTCCTGGGCATTGGCCTTTCTGAAATCGCCAACGTTTCCGAACGTCGTCTGGAACGTACCATCAACAACTCTCTGTCCGGATTCCCATCCTTCCTGGTTAAGCATTCCGGCCTGAACTCCGGCTTCATGATTACGCAATATGCAGCCGCTGCTCTCGTCAGCGAAAACAAAGTTCTGGCTCATCCTGCTTCCGTAGACTCCATCCCGAGCTGCGAAAACCAGGAAGACCTCGTTTCCATGGGTGCCTGCGCTGCCCGCAAAGCTGAAGAAATCTGCGGCAACGTTCGTCGTGTCGTCGCTACCGAAATCCTCGCTGCCTGCCAGGCCATTGACCTGCGCGACGGTGAAGGCTTCCATCTGGGCGATGGTACTCAGGCCGCTTACAACGCTGTTCGTAAATCCAACAAGTTCATTGAATACGATAAGGATATCCAGATGTTCGACGAATTGCAGAAGATCACCAAGACGGTTGCCGATGGTGATATCCTTGAAGCAGTTGAAGAAAAAGTCGATCTCAAGTTCTTCTAA